TACAACAGGCTGATTTTGATATACTTCAATTTCGAAAATCAAAGTTGCATTTGGTGGAATTACTCCTCCGGCACCTTTTTCTCCGTAAGCTAAATTTGCAGGAAGAATGAATGTTGCTTTTTCTCCGTCAGTCATCATATCCAATGCTTCGATAAAACCAGGAATCATTCCGTCTTTTTTACCAACTTCAAAAGGAAACGCTTTGTATCCGCCTTGTGCATCTCTTGCGGCATTATATTGACCATAAGCTTTTGCTACACTTGGTAAACTGCTGTCAAAAAGATTTCCGTCTTCAAAATAACCTGCATAATGAAAGTAGATTGTAGATCCCGGAGCACCTTTTACACCACTTCCTTTTTTTGTAATTACATATTTTAAACCAGATGCAGTTGTAGTCGCTGCGGCTTTTGTTGCTGCAAAAGAAACGGCTTTTTCTGAAGCTGCTTTTTTAGTTAGTTCTTTTTGAGCCTCTAATTTTTGAGCTTCTATTTTTTTCTCAGCTTCTTTGTTTTTTTCATAATCGCTAAAAACTTTTACAGCATCAAATTTTTTGGCAGCAGCGCCTTTGCGTGTAATAACGATTTTTGTGATCACATCATCCTGAACAATTTTATTTACAACGTCCATTCCAGAAACTACATGACCAAAAATAGTATGTTTTCCGTTAAGCCATTGCGTGTCTTTGTGCGTGATAAAAAATTGACTTCCGTTTGTTGCAGGTCCAGAATTAGCCATTGCTAAAATTCCGCCTTTATCAAATTTCAATTCAGGAACAAACTCATCTTTAAATGCATATCCCGGATCTCCAGAACCATTTCCTTGCGGATCTCCACCCTGAATCATAAAGTCATTGATAACTCTGTGAAATTTTAATCCGTCATAAAAAGGCTTTCCTTTTTTGCTTTCAACTTTTACATAAGGGTTTTTACCTTCTGCCAAAGCGATGAAGTTTGCAACTGTTACTGGAGCTTTTACATATTCTAAAGTTAAAACAATGTCTCCTTTTGTAGTTGAAATAGTAGCAAAAATACCTTCACTAGGATTTGTTGCAGGAGCCGCTTTTGCTGTTGCAGGTTTTGGTTTTGCAACCAGTTTTTTTGGTGCTTGAGCTTGAATATTAGCTATCGCTAAGCAAAATAAAAATAGAAATTTAAATTTCATAGTGTATCGAATTTAAGTCTGTAATAACGCTTTAAAGATAAGAATATTATTACGGTTTCTCTAATAATTGTATTTCGAAAATAATATTAGCATTTGGCGGAATAACTCCTCCTGCTCCAGTTGCTCCATATGCTAAATGAGACGGAATAAAAAGAACTGCTTTATCTCCAAAAGAAAGTTGCTCGATTCCTTCAATAAATCCTGGAATCATACCGTCTTTACGACCTGCCTGAAACGGAATTGGTTGGTATCCGTGTTGTTCTGCTCTTGCCTGATCAAACTTTCCATAAGCTTTATTAACTTCTTCTACACTTGAATCAAACAAAGTTCCGTCTTCTAAGAAACCAGAATAGTTAATGTAGATTTGAGTTCCTGCAGCTGGTTTTTTACCATTTCCTTTTTCAGTAATTACAAACTCTAAACCAGTAGTTGTTTTTGTCGCTTTTGGTCTTACAGAAGCCAAATAAGCTACTTTTTCTTTTTGAACACCGTCAAATTTGCTTTTTTCTTTTGCGATTTCAGAAAAATAATCGTGAAATACTTTTACAGCATCAAACTTCTTTGCAGCTTCACCATTTCTGATGATAGTTACGGTTACAATTTTATCGTCTTGTTTAACTTGATTTACAACTTCCTGACCTTTTTCTACAACGTGACCAAAAATAGTGTGTTTTCCGTTTAACCATGGAGTTTCAACATGTGTGATAAAAAATTGGCTGCTGTTTGTTCCAGGACCATTATTTGCCATCGCCAGAACTCCGCCTTTGTCAAATTTAAGATCTGTGATTTCATCTTTAAATCTGTAACCTGCATCTCCAGAACCAGTTCCTTCAGGATCTCCGGTTTGAATCATGAAATCTTCAATAACTCTGTGGAATTTTAATCCGTCATAAAAGTGTTTATTTTTTAAATAATCTTTTGTCACGAATTCATTTTTACCTTCGGCAAGAGTTACAAAGTTAGCTACCGTAATTGGAGCTTTTTTATAATCTAATTCTACAATAATATGTCCTTTATTAGTTTCAATATCAGCATATAAACCATCAGGTAAATTGCTGTGTTCGTCTTTACAAGAATAAAATGAGGTAACGGCTAGTAGTAATAATAAAATACTTTTTTTCATTTTTAAAATGTTTTTTTATGGGTTTATTGTATCTTTTTTAGCTTTAGGTGCCGGTTTTACGGCTAATGGTTTTGGCGTTGCAGGTGGTGGAGTTTGTCCTCCTGCAGTTTGCGCAGCGGGAGTTTGTCCTGCCGGAATTCCTGTTTTTGCTGCAGCAGGATCCGGTACAAAATTTCTAAGCGTAACCGTGCAAATTAATGATTGATTAGTACCAATTTTTTTGTTGTCTCCATGATATCCGTAAGCAATATGAGACGGAAACAAGAAAGTCACCGTTTCATTTTTATGCATCAGTTTAATACCATCGCGCAATCCCATCATGATATCTTGTTTGTCTACATAATAAGTTTGCGGTCCAAGATCAGCTTCTGAATAAATAATATTGCCTTTTATATCTTTTACTTCCAAATTAAAATAAGCGATATCGCCTTTTCTAGGTGTTGCAAGATCGGTTTCATTTTTTTCATCATAAGAAAACCAATATCCTTTTCTGGTAGCAAAATATTTAGTTTTAGGATTGCTTTTGATTATTTTTTTGATAACCTCTTCTTCATTAGCAATTATTTTTTTGTTACGATCAACTGATTTTTTCATGAAAGTTCCCGAAGTCCTTGAAATAGGTCTTCTCGCATCTTCATGCTGTTTACAGCTAACCAGTAAAACAGCAAAAAGTAGGGTGTAAATGCTTGTTTTTAGGTAGTTCATGGGGTTATATGTTTAGTTTGGTTACTAAATTTTCAAATTTTGTCAAAGTTTCTTCCATCGAAACATCAGATCTTCCGCCGGCAGCATTGCTATGTCCGCCTCCGTTAAAATGATCTCTCGCAAATTGGTTCACATCAAATCCTCCTTGCGAACGGAAAGAGATTTTGATTATTTTCTCGTCTTTATTTTCGATAAAAATAGCAGTAAAAAGAATACCTTTTATACTTAATCCATAATTTACGATTCCTTCAGTGTCACCTTTTACATAATTAAAAGAATCCAACTCAGCTTGAGTAAGCGAAGTATAAGAAGTTTTATGGTCCTCAAAAACTTTCATGTTCTGCAAAGCACGACCTAATAATTGCAAACGGCTGTAAGAACTATTGTCAAATAATAAAACCGGAATTTGAGTATTTTCAACTCCCAGATCAATTAATTCAGCAATGATTCGGTGTGTATTTCCTGTTGTTCCCGGAAAGCGAAACGAACCTGAATCGGTCAAAATTCCTGTATAAATACACGTTGCAATTGTTTTGTCCAGATCTTCTTTTTTGCCTAAAAACGAAATGAAGTTATAAACCATTTCGCAAGTAGACCCAAATGTAGTATCAGAATACATATAAGCAGCATAATCATCAGGTTTTTGATGATGATCAATCATGATAAATGGAGCCGTTAGCTTAGCCAAAGTATGTTCCATTTCGCCTGTACGATGAAAAGCATTAAAGTCAAGCGTAAAAATCAACTCAGCTTCTTCTAATATTTTGGTGCAGTTTTCAGTATCTTTTTCGAATATTTTTACAGTTTCTGAGCCTGGTAACCAAGCTAGAAAATCAGGAAAATCGTTCGGTGCAATTACAGTTGCCTGATGCTTATTTTTTAGTAAAAAATGATATAATGCTAAGGTCGAGCCCATAGCGTCTCCATCAGGACCTCTATGCGGAATTATGGCGATTTTCTTTGGGGTTGCGAGTAATAATTGTATCGCTTGAATATCTTGTATTTTCATAGTGTGCGAATTTACATTTTTTTAATGTAATGTTGAAATCATTTTACAGATTAACACACTTTTATGTTGGTCGTTAATTGTGAAATGTAAAATGTGAAATGTAAAAGGGAATTGCGTTTGGAATTTGGAATTTAATTTTTGAGATTTAAATTTATACGCAGATGAAACGGATTCGCTAAAGCGAAAACGCGGATTTAAACTGATTTTTTGCGTGATTTTACCTTAATAAAATTAAAGTTCCAGAGGAACGATTTATTTTGTAGCAACGGATTTTAATCCGTTGAGAATTTGGGATTTGGAATTTATTCTTTGGAATTTTTTAATATTTTGGAATTTAAAAATTGGAGTTTAATCTTTGGTACAGCCTGAACTTCGCTCCTTTGACAATTTGTGATTTATAAATTCCCATAGAACCTGAAGAAAAGTAAGCGATAATACAAGCAATTGCAATGAAAATTCCGGGTTGAATTCCAAAGAGTTCCATGCCCATAATTGTACAGGCGATAGGAGTGTGGGTCGCGCCCGAAAATACAGCAACGAATCCCAATCCTGCTAAAAACGCAATTGGCAACGGAATTATCAAGGATAAAGCACTTCCTAAAGTAGCGCCAACAAAAAATAACGGAGTTACTTCGCCACCTTTAAAACCTGCTCCTAAAGTAAAACCTGTAAACAGAATTTTCAATAAAAAATCATACCACGGATTTGCATTCGAAAATGAATCTACAATTACAGGAACGCCTAATCCGGAGAATTTCGTAAGTCCGAAACCTGCAATTGCAATGGCAAGAATAATTCCGCCAATAAAAGGACGCAACGGAGGATATTTTATATTTTTCGAAAAAAGCGAACCCCAAAAATGAGTACTTCTGGCGAATAACAAAGCCGAAAATCCGGATAAAATTCCAATTATAATTACATAGCCAATTGTCGGAATACTAAGTTCAGGAACAACCGGAATGCTATAATGTGTATGTTTTACATGCCAAAATTCTACGGTAAAATAAGCTGCATAAGCCACTAGAAAAGATAAAATGATACTTTTAAGATTGATTTTGCTGAAATATAAAACTTCTAAAGCAAATATTGCGCCTGCCAATGGAGTTCCAAAAACAGAAGCAAAACCGGCACTAATTCCCAGAATAATTAAAATCTTTCTTTCGGAATTATCCAATTTAAAAATCTTAGTAAATTGATCTGCAATTGCTCCGCCCATTTGGACCGCTGTACCTTCGCGACCGGCTGAACCTCCAAATAAATGGGTAAGTAAAGTTCCTAAAAGTACTAAAGGAGCCATTTTTAGCGGAATCACTTTTTGAGGATTTTCGTATTCTTCAAGCAATAAATTATTGCCTTTTACGACAGATTCTCCCCAAAAATAATAACTCAAACCAACTAATAATCCACCAAAAGGCAAAAGCCAGATAATCCAATCGTGGTGAATTCTAAATTGTGTTACAAATTCCAGAGAAACCAGAAAAAATGCTGATGCAGATCCTGATAAAATCCCTATCAAAACACAAATGAGAATCCATTTGAAAATTGTCAGAAGTATTTGTTTTGGGGTTTGAGAAGTCATTAATTATTTAAGAGAAGTTTTTTCTGCCACGAATTTCACGAATTTTCGCGAATTTCTTCGTGTTTTTGCGGAATTTTTTGCCACAGATTGAATGGATTAAAAAGGATTTTTTTAGTAAATACTTAAAGCCATTTTTTGAAGACAAAAAAAATCGAGTTAATTCGTGAAATTCGTGGCAAAAATAAATTACTGCACAACAGCAGTAAATTCAATTTCAACTAAATATTCAGGAGCAACCAATTTACTGATTTCATAAAATCCGGTTGTTGGTTTTACATCTTTAAAAAACGCTGAGTGCGCTCTTGCTACATCTTCAAAAGTAGAAATGTTGGTTGTAAAGATTCTGGTTCTGATCACATCTTTCATTCCAACATTTAAATCTTCTAAAACTTTTTCAACACGTTCCAGGATGTTATAGGTTTGAGCATAAGCGTCGTCCGCCTTTACTTTATCGCCATCAACAATAGCCACAGTTCCTGAAACTTCAATAATATTGCCAATTCTTACTGCACGACAATATCCCATTTTGTCCTCCCAAGGTGATCCTGTTAAGATGTTTTCTCTTTTCATTTTTTAAGTTTTTTTGAATTTGTTTTAGCATTTTTAAAAACAAATTCCGGTTCGTTAATTTTGCTGCAATTTATAAAATATGCAGATGAAAAGGAATTATCTTAGACTGAAATCATTTCGTAAATCATTCTTTTTTGTGATATTTTGAGTATAGATTTTATTTTCAGTAGATACTTAGAAAAAAAATATTTAACACATAGATACATAGGTTTTTTGTATTCAAAAAGTGATGCAAAAAAGAAACACGTTTCTTCACACATGGAGCTATGTGTATTAATGTTTAGTGAAACGTCTTTTTTACAACATCAAAAGCTATGTTTCTATGTGTTAAAATTAGCTTGAAGAAAGTTTTTCATTTATTCGATTTGATGCTGTTCATAAAGGCGGAGTTTATTTTGCGTCGTCGTAAGATTTTGTTGCAAAGTTTCGATTTTGTCCAGTAAATTGGCAATGACATCAATCCCTTCAATGTTGATTTTAAGATCATAATGAAGGCGAATCATTTTCTCGACAGCAGGCAATTGTTCCGGTTGTAAATATTCATCTTCTTCAAGAACAATAATTTGCACTAAACCATAATTATGCAATTCCGTTATAAAAGTATTTTCGATTTCGTGATACACACAAAACTGTTTTATTTGAATTAAGTTTTTACTATTCATGACTTCTTAATTTAGCTAATTCCTGAAATAATTCTTTTTCTTTTTGAGATAATTTAGTCGGAAGTTTTAAAGTATAAGTGATGTATAAATCCCCAAACTGACTCTCTTTTTTATACACGGGAAAACCTTTTCCTTTCAGTTTAACCTTAGTTCCGGGTTGTGTTTCGGCAGGAACTTTTATTTTTACTTTTCCATCGAAAGTATTCACGAAAATTTCTCCGCCTAAAATTGCCGTGTACAAATCCAGATCAACATCGGCATATAAATTATTGCCTTCACGTTTAAAATCAGAATTATTATCAATTAAAAAAGTAATGTATAAATCTCCATTTGGGCCTCCATTTGCGCCGGGAGCGCCATGATTTGGAATCTTTATAATTTGCCCGTTTTCAACTCCCGCCGGAATTGTAATTCGGATATTTTTGCCGTTTACAGTTAAGTTTTGTTTGTGCGTTGTATAAGCCGATGCGAGATCTAATTGCAATTCAGCATTAAAATCCTGCCCTCGGTATTTAGCCTGACTTCTGGAACTTCTTCCCGCAGAACCATACATAGAATTAAAGAATTCAGAAAAATCACTTCCTGAAAAATCTCCTCCGCCAAAATCAGTATAACTTTGATTTCCGCCTTGTTGTTGTCTCGTATACTGTTGCTGGTTAGGATCGTAGCCTGCTTTTTCAAACTCATCAGCATGTTTCCAGTCCTTTCCGTATTTATCATATTTTTTACGATTTTCAGGATTGCTCAAAACCTCATTAGCCTCATTTATCTCCTTGAATTTTTTCTCAGCCTCTTTGTCATTCGGGTTTAAATCCGGATGATATTTTCGAGCCATTTTTCGATAAGCCTTCTTAATTTCAGCTTCAGTCGCTGATTTTGTGATTTCCAATACTTTATAATAGTCGATATAATCCATTTTATAAGATTTTATTAAAGAAATTAAAGTCTTGAAGTTAGGAATAAGTTGGTAATTATCAAAATTTTATATTTTTTAAATAAGGAACTTAATATATAATGCTAATTGTTTGTTTTTAATATAATTCTTACAAATATATTTTCTTATACATAGAATATTGTCTATAATTGTAAAAAAATAAATATAGACTATTGTCTATTTCTTTAAGGCAATTAAAAGATGATAAAGAAACCACAACAATAAATATTTTATAATTATGAGAAACTTATCTTTTTTTAAATCGACGCTTAGTTATGTTCTTTTATTGAGTATGTCAATTTTATTAGTAAACTGTAGTTCAAGCAGTAATGATGATGATTATGTGCCATCGAATGCCAATACATTTAATGTGGAGGATTTTGCTTTAACCTATACACCACAAAAATTATACGGTGATTATCTTGTAATTGCTTTTAATGTAAAAAACACTTCTAAAACATCTTATTCGAAATATGAGCAAGGAAATTTCACGGTGAAGTTTACGGCTAAAACTACTGATGGCGAAATTTTTCAGAGAACTACATATGTAGAATATGTTGAGGCAGGAGTTACATATACAGATAGTGTGCACCTTTCTTATACTGTTGGTAAAACATTAGATCTTACGACATTGACCGCGGTTATTGTTAGGGATTAGTTTAGTATTTGGACTGAAATTTAAGTAATTTTTTTTATGTATTTTTTATTTTTTTTCAGTAATCCGACTTGTGAAAATAAGTCGGATTTTGTTGTTTTTACTATAATTATGATTGAATAAAATTCAGTGTGATAATCTTTTTGGCAGGTTTTTTGATTCCAAAAATTAGCCTAATATATTGTTATAATACTCTTAAAGTTGTAGCCCGTAATTAAATTATGCTATTTTTGTGATGCTATACTTAGATTTTATAAAAACTATAAAAGCCGATTCGATAAATACTTTTTCAATGAAGCACATTTTATTTTTCATACTACTTTTTACAGCTGTAACGGTATCAGCACAAACTGAATTTGGAACAAAATTCAAGCCTATCGCTGCTCCAAAATTTAGTGCAAAACCTAAGAAAACACCCATTCCTCAAATAAAAGATCCTCAGGCAGACAATAGCGATATTCCGAGTATTAAAACGCCAAATGTTTTTGATAATACAAGTATTACTCCAAAATCTCAATTGCAGGTGGGACAGGAAAAGAGCAAATTTACGATGTCTACTGAAACTGATTTTGCAAATCCCGGAGATCGTTATGTTGCAAAAATGGAGAAGGATTTAGACAAAGCTCTTAAAGATGCCGGATTGCGTGAAGGTCGTGGAGAACTTGTTAAGAAAAATATTTCGCTTGGTGAATTTAAAACCAAGTCAAATTATTTTATTGTAAAGTTCCGTGATTTTGGCGCTATCGATGGCGATTTGGTTAGAGTATCTTCAAACGATATGGTGATCAGAGATCAGATATTTTTAGATTCTAATTTTAAAGATGTAAAAATCGTGCTTTCAAATGGCTTTAATAAATTAGATTTTGAAGCGTTAAACATTGGTTCTTTAGGTGGAAACACTGCAGAAATTCAGGTTTATGACGATAAAGGACAATTAGTTACCAATGATTATTGGAACAATCTTGCCGCTGGATTCAAAGCTTCGATTATTGTTACTAAAGAATAGTAATATACTACAAGATTTTTTTCATGCAGATTAAGCAGATTCTAATTTTTTAATCTGTTTAATCCTTTTAATCGGTGGCTTTTATTTAAAAACACATAGAAACATAGATCAACTATGTGTTTTATAAATAAGTGAAACGCCTCTTTTAAATAATCAAAAGCTATGTTTCTATGTGTTATAAAATTACACACAGGATTTATTAGTTTTCCAAATTACTTGCTTTTCCCTGACCTGTTTCTTTAAGCATTAAACTTACCAAAATAGCGATCGAAATTCCGATAATCCAAAATAAACCTGCTTGCTGAAAATGCAATGCTTTATCTGTAGTATCCTGAAGTGTTTTTCCAAACAAATTACTGAATAACGGACTTAGAAGCGTTGTTACTCCAAAGGTTATGAAGTTGATGGCTCCGGTTGCGCTTCCTTTTACGTTATCCGGATTTGCTTCTTTGATTATTGAATACGGAATCATCGCTGCGCCGGAAGCAACTCCCAATAAAAACATACTGATTTTTGTGGGAAGTAAATCCGGGAAATACAACAACTGCACTAAACTTGCAATCATTAAAAGCGCACCAAATATTAAAACAGGTTTTCGTCTGTTTATTTTATCGGTAATATAACCTAATAACGGACATCCAAATACCCAACCGAAAGCTACCATTGCGCTTGAAATCGTTGCGGTATGAAAATCAAAAGCGCGATCTTTTTGGAAAAAATCAACTGCCCAAGTCATCGCAAAAATAGTTGTTGGTGCAAATAATAATCCCGAAACAATACCGCACAACCACGATTGCGGATTGCTAAATACAATTTTATAAGGATTGAGTAAACTTTGTTTCTTGGTGTTCGCTTCTGTTTTGGGTTCGGTTTGGTTTGCCGGAGTTATAAACCAAAGTCCAAAGGCTACGATAATAGTAAAGATTCCAATTGACAACCAAAAAGTAGTAATGTCCATTCCTTTTTCGATCAAAGGTCCTACAACAAATTGTCCGGCAGAACCGCCAAGCATTCCTAAACATTGCGTAAAACCTATTGCTGTTGCCAATGATTTTGCCGAGAATCCTTTGCTCGCAAGATACACACAACCAGGAAAAGCAAAAGCACAACCGGCACCTTGAAATAGTCGGCCAACGACTCCACTAAACTGACTTGAAATAAGGAATAATAAACAGCCAATTCCTAAAATAAGTGCTCCGGTAAAAAGGGAATATTTTGCTCCAAATCGATCCAAAGCAATTCCTGCAATCAAGCTACAAGTAGAATACGTGTAATAATAAGTCCCGACAATTTCGACTAATCTGATTTCGTTAACCGAAAAATTTTGAGAAAGTTCCGGAAACATTACCGCCGGAGCAGAACGAATTACATAATCCAAAAAATAGAAAACTAAACCAAATACCCACGCAATAACATAGTATTTGCTATACGATTTATTACTGTTTATATCCATAAGTAATTTTTATTTAAGCCTAAGTATGTAAAAGTAAACGAACACGAATTGCACGAATTAGCACAGATTTTAAAGTTTAGCTTATTCTGTGAAATTAATTGCACGAAAGAATTAGTGTTAATTCGTGCAATTCGTGTTTAGATACCTTCTTTTAGATGTTTGTAATTTGATTTAATAGTATCTATAACTTCTTCCATTTTGCCGCCAAGCATTAATCTGGTCATTGATTTTGTCATACCAATTACTTGTTTCCATTCGACTGTTGGTGGCATTGCAAGCGCATTCGGATTCGTAAAAATATTCAGTAAAACGGGACCATTATGTCGAAATGCATTTTCAATTGCGGTTTCAACTTCTTCGGGTTTGTGAACATTTATACCTTGAAAACCCATCGCCTGTGCAATCAAACCAAAGTCAGGATTTACCATATCGGTTTCGTTATCGGGTAAACCGTTAACTTCCATTTCGAGTTTTACCATTCCCAAAGCACGATTATTAAAAACAATAATTTTGACGGGAATATTATATTG
This genomic window from Flavobacterium sp. 9 contains:
- a CDS encoding MFS transporter is translated as MDINSNKSYSKYYVIAWVFGLVFYFLDYVIRSAPAVMFPELSQNFSVNEIRLVEIVGTYYYTYSTCSLIAGIALDRFGAKYSLFTGALILGIGCLLFLISSQFSGVVGRLFQGAGCAFAFPGCVYLASKGFSAKSLATAIGFTQCLGMLGGSAGQFVVGPLIEKGMDITTFWLSIGIFTIIVAFGLWFITPANQTEPKTEANTKKQSLLNPYKIVFSNPQSWLCGIVSGLLFAPTTIFAMTWAVDFFQKDRAFDFHTATISSAMVAFGWVFGCPLLGYITDKINRRKPVLIFGALLMIASLVQLLYFPDLLPTKISMFLLGVASGAAMIPYSIIKEANPDNVKGSATGAINFITFGVTTLLSPLFSNLFGKTLQDTTDKALHFQQAGLFWIIGISIAILVSLMLKETGQGKASNLEN
- a CDS encoding peptidylprolyl isomerase, with the protein product MKFKFLFLFCLAIANIQAQAPKKLVAKPKPATAKAAPATNPSEGIFATISTTKGDIVLTLEYVKAPVTVANFIALAEGKNPYVKVESKKGKPFYDGLKFHRVINDFMIQGGDPQGNGSGDPGYAFKDEFVPELKFDKGGILAMANSGPATNGSQFFITHKDTQWLNGKHTIFGHVVSGMDVVNKIVQDDVITKIVITRKGAAAKKFDAVKVFSDYEKNKEAEKKIEAQKLEAQKELTKKAASEKAVSFAATKAAATTTASGLKYVITKKGSGVKGAPGSTIYFHYAGYFEDGNLFDSSLPSVAKAYGQYNAARDAQGGYKAFPFEVGKKDGMIPGFIEALDMMTDGEKATFILPANLAYGEKGAGGVIPPNATLIFEIEVYQNQPVVK
- a CDS encoding chaperone modulator CbpM — translated: MNSKNLIQIKQFCVYHEIENTFITELHNYGLVQIIVLEEDEYLQPEQLPAVEKMIRLHYDLKINIEGIDVIANLLDKIETLQQNLTTTQNKLRLYEQHQIE
- a CDS encoding peptidylprolyl isomerase, whose amino-acid sequence is MKKSILLLLLAVTSFYSCKDEHSNLPDGLYADIETNKGHIIVELDYKKAPITVANFVTLAEGKNEFVTKDYLKNKHFYDGLKFHRVIEDFMIQTGDPEGTGSGDAGYRFKDEITDLKFDKGGVLAMANNGPGTNSSQFFITHVETPWLNGKHTIFGHVVEKGQEVVNQVKQDDKIVTVTIIRNGEAAKKFDAVKVFHDYFSEIAKEKSKFDGVQKEKVAYLASVRPKATKTTTGLEFVITEKGNGKKPAAGTQIYINYSGFLEDGTLFDSSVEEVNKAYGKFDQARAEQHGYQPIPFQAGRKDGMIPGFIEGIEQLSFGDKAVLFIPSHLAYGATGAGGVIPPNANIIFEIQLLEKP
- the gldI gene encoding gliding motility-associated peptidyl-prolyl isomerase GldI, whose translation is MNYLKTSIYTLLFAVLLVSCKQHEDARRPISRTSGTFMKKSVDRNKKIIANEEEVIKKIIKSNPKTKYFATRKGYWFSYDEKNETDLATPRKGDIAYFNLEVKDIKGNIIYSEADLGPQTYYVDKQDIMMGLRDGIKLMHKNETVTFLFPSHIAYGYHGDNKKIGTNQSLICTVTLRNFVPDPAAAKTGIPAGQTPAAQTAGGQTPPPATPKPLAVKPAPKAKKDTINP
- a CDS encoding bifunctional oligoribonuclease/PAP phosphatase NrnA, with protein sequence MKIQDIQAIQLLLATPKKIAIIPHRGPDGDAMGSTLALYHFLLKNKHQATVIAPNDFPDFLAWLPGSETVKIFEKDTENCTKILEEAELIFTLDFNAFHRTGEMEHTLAKLTAPFIMIDHHQKPDDYAAYMYSDTTFGSTCEMVYNFISFLGKKEDLDKTIATCIYTGILTDSGSFRFPGTTGNTHRIIAELIDLGVENTQIPVLLFDNSSYSRLQLLGRALQNMKVFEDHKTSYTSLTQAELDSFNYVKGDTEGIVNYGLSIKGILFTAIFIENKDEKIIKISFRSQGGFDVNQFARDHFNGGGHSNAAGGRSDVSMEETLTKFENLVTKLNI
- a CDS encoding DnaJ C-terminal domain-containing protein; this encodes MDYIDYYKVLEITKSATEAEIKKAYRKMARKYHPDLNPNDKEAEKKFKEINEANEVLSNPENRKKYDKYGKDWKHADEFEKAGYDPNQQQYTRQQQGGNQSYTDFGGGDFSGSDFSEFFNSMYGSAGRSSRSQAKYRGQDFNAELQLDLASAYTTHKQNLTVNGKNIRITIPAGVENGQIIKIPNHGAPGANGGPNGDLYITFLIDNNSDFKREGNNLYADVDLDLYTAILGGEIFVNTFDGKVKIKVPAETQPGTKVKLKGKGFPVYKKESQFGDLYITYTLKLPTKLSQKEKELFQELAKLRSHE
- a CDS encoding RidA family protein is translated as MKRENILTGSPWEDKMGYCRAVRIGNIIEVSGTVAIVDGDKVKADDAYAQTYNILERVEKVLEDLNVGMKDVIRTRIFTTNISTFEDVARAHSAFFKDVKPTTGFYEISKLVAPEYLVEIEFTAVVQ
- a CDS encoding chloride channel protein; its protein translation is MTSQTPKQILLTIFKWILICVLIGILSGSASAFFLVSLEFVTQFRIHHDWIIWLLPFGGLLVGLSYYFWGESVVKGNNLLLEEYENPQKVIPLKMAPLVLLGTLLTHLFGGSAGREGTAVQMGGAIADQFTKIFKLDNSERKILIILGISAGFASVFGTPLAGAIFALEVLYFSKINLKSIILSFLVAYAAYFTVEFWHVKHTHYSIPVVPELSIPTIGYVIIIGILSGFSALLFARSTHFWGSLFSKNIKYPPLRPFIGGIILAIAIAGFGLTKFSGLGVPVIVDSFSNANPWYDFLLKILFTGFTLGAGFKGGEVTPLFFVGATLGSALSLIIPLPIAFLAGLGFVAVFSGATHTPIACTIMGMELFGIQPGIFIAIACIIAYFSSGSMGIYKSQIVKGAKFRLYQRLNSNF